In bacterium, a single window of DNA contains:
- a CDS encoding ATP citrate lyase citrate-binding domain-containing protein, whose protein sequence is MGKVVEGHSMNLMSKWGITTPRYVVSNSLEEFDTMSEKHPWLEDSRLVVKAHETIGGRGLLGLVKMCTDLNSTRDAIEDILSYDRDSITINQVIVEENVPHSRKREFYASVISRREGVELLLSPKGGVNVEKNWNSVRSLKISTGAAIDTRALEEFVGQAGFDYRFRSLLGEFLQRLLTMFDGEDATYLEINPFTILRGCKKVVALDAVLDLDESARFRHPDWKFGFSSGFGRSMSHAERSIQEIDEQVKGSVKFIELDGDTALLPAGGGASVFLADAVVRAGGTLANYAEYSGDPPDWAVAALTERVCAIKGIKRIIIGGAIANFTDVKKTFAGIIQGLRKVRSCGQLNESVSIWVRRGGPNEVEALREMGKIKDEGFRIQVFDRKTALTDIVDMAFAEEVV, encoded by the coding sequence ATGGGTAAAGTAGTAGAAGGGCACAGCATGAACCTGATGTCCAAGTGGGGAATTACAACTCCCAGGTATGTGGTGTCAAACTCCCTGGAAGAGTTTGACACTATGAGTGAGAAACACCCGTGGCTGGAGGACTCCCGCCTGGTGGTCAAAGCCCACGAAACCATCGGTGGCCGCGGCCTCCTGGGCCTTGTTAAAATGTGCACCGATCTCAATTCCACCAGAGATGCCATTGAGGATATCCTTTCCTACGACCGGGACTCGATCACAATTAACCAGGTGATCGTGGAGGAAAACGTCCCACACAGCCGGAAAAGAGAGTTCTACGCCTCCGTTATTTCCCGTAGGGAGGGAGTGGAGCTTCTTCTCAGTCCCAAGGGCGGCGTCAACGTTGAAAAAAACTGGAATAGTGTACGTAGCCTGAAAATTTCAACCGGTGCCGCAATTGATACAAGGGCTCTCGAAGAGTTTGTAGGCCAGGCGGGGTTCGATTACAGGTTCCGCAGCCTTCTCGGGGAGTTTCTGCAGCGGCTGCTCACCATGTTTGATGGAGAGGATGCTACCTACCTGGAAATCAACCCTTTTACAATCCTCCGGGGGTGCAAGAAGGTCGTTGCCCTGGACGCGGTACTCGACCTGGATGAGTCTGCCAGGTTCAGGCACCCGGATTGGAAATTCGGGTTCTCATCCGGCTTCGGCCGCTCCATGAGCCATGCGGAGAGGAGCATCCAGGAGATAGATGAGCAGGTAAAAGGTTCAGTGAAGTTCATCGAGCTTGATGGTGATACAGCCCTGCTTCCGGCAGGGGGCGGAGCCAGTGTGTTCCTGGCCGATGCTGTCGTTCGGGCCGGCGGAACCCTTGCCAACTACGCTGAATATTCAGGAGACCCCCCCGATTGGGCCGTAGCGGCTCTCACCGAACGCGTCTGTGCAATCAAGGGGATCAAGCGGATCATTATCGGCGGAGCCATTGCCAACTTCACCGACGTCAAGAAGACCTTTGCCGGAATAATCCAGGGACTGCGCAAGGTGCGCAGCTGTGGTCAGCTGAACGAATCTGTTTCCATCTGGGTTCGCAGGGGAGGCCCCAACGAGGTTGAAGCGCTCCGGGAAATGGGGAAGATAAAAGACGAAGGGTTCAGGATCCAGGTGTTCGATCGAAAAACGGCCCTCACCGATATCGTGGACATGGCTTTTGCCGAGGAAGTGGTATGA